The following are from one region of the Nostoc cf. commune SO-36 genome:
- a CDS encoding 2Fe-2S iron-sulfur cluster-binding protein, with protein sequence MPKVIAQGKTIECVSKSNLRTILLQNGIDLYNDGAKLINCRGIGSCGTCAVKVEGEVSAANWRDRARRSLPPHSPTTDLRLACQTQILGDVKVTKFDGFWGQGSRIVWTPKG encoded by the coding sequence ATGCCTAAAGTAATAGCTCAAGGTAAAACAATTGAATGTGTAAGTAAAAGCAATCTCCGAACAATTTTGCTGCAAAATGGTATTGACCTCTACAATGACGGTGCTAAGTTAATAAACTGTCGGGGCATTGGCAGTTGCGGAACTTGCGCGGTTAAGGTAGAGGGTGAAGTATCAGCAGCGAATTGGCGTGATCGAGCACGGCGTTCGCTTCCTCCCCATTCTCCTACAACAGACTTACGTTTAGCCTGTCAAACTCAGATTTTGGGCGATGTAAAAGTGACAAAGTTTGATGGATTTTGGGGACAAGGTTCTCGAATAGTGTGGACACCAAAAGGTTAA
- the thiO gene encoding glycine oxidase ThiO, with the protein MTSETVIIGGGVIGLAIAIELQLRGAHVTVLCRDFQAAATHAAAGMLAPDAENISNQAMRSLCWRSRALYPDWTRKLEELTGLNTGYRACGILAPVFEEVRGQGAGGRGKLSLSASQFSPAYWLNKEAIHQYQPGLGAEVVGGWWYPEDAQVDNKALAHVLRTAAESVGVELKDGITVEAFLQQQGQVVGVQTNAGTIRAAHYVLASGAWSNELLPIPVLPRKGQMLSVQIPEFVPELPLKRVLFGENIYIVPRCDRLVFGATSEDVGFIPGNTPEGIQKLLQAAIRLYPQLKHYPIQEFWWGFRPTTPDELPILGTSHCQNLTFATGHYRNGILLAPVTAALIADLILEQKSDPLLADFHYSRFQSQPSTSTPMLTNSANFSNGHQPAISPHSPLPTPHSPLIIAGKTFQSRLMTGTGKYRSMEEMQQSIAASDCQIVTVAVRRVQTKAPGHEGLAEALDWTKIWMLPNTAGCQTAEEAIRVARLGREMAKLLGQEDNNFIKLEVIPDLKYLLPDPIGTLQAAEQLVKEGFAVLPYINADPMLAKRLEEVGCATVMPLASPIGSGQGLKTTANIQIIIENAGVPVVVDAGIGSPSEAAQAMELGADALLINSAIALSPNPAAMARAMNLATVAGRLAYVAGRMPIKDYASPSSPLTGTITS; encoded by the coding sequence ATGACTAGTGAGACTGTAATTATTGGTGGCGGCGTTATTGGTTTAGCGATCGCCATTGAACTCCAACTGCGCGGGGCACACGTCACCGTGCTTTGTCGTGACTTCCAGGCTGCCGCTACCCATGCCGCCGCCGGAATGTTAGCACCAGATGCGGAAAATATCTCGAATCAGGCAATGCGCTCTTTGTGTTGGCGATCGCGTGCCTTATATCCCGACTGGACGCGCAAATTAGAAGAACTAACAGGTTTAAATACTGGCTATAGGGCTTGTGGTATCCTAGCACCCGTCTTTGAGGAGGTAAGGGGGCAGGGGGCAGGGGGCAGGGGGAAACTTTCTCTGTCTGCTTCCCAGTTTTCCCCTGCTTACTGGTTAAACAAAGAGGCAATTCATCAATATCAACCAGGATTGGGAGCCGAGGTAGTTGGTGGCTGGTGGTATCCTGAAGACGCACAAGTTGATAATAAAGCTCTCGCTCACGTATTGCGGACGGCGGCTGAATCTGTTGGTGTTGAACTCAAAGACGGCATTACAGTAGAAGCATTTTTACAGCAGCAAGGACAAGTGGTTGGGGTACAAACCAATGCTGGAACGATTCGCGCCGCGCACTATGTTTTAGCTTCAGGTGCTTGGTCAAATGAATTGTTACCAATACCTGTGCTACCCAGAAAAGGACAAATGCTGAGTGTGCAGATACCAGAATTTGTGCCGGAATTGCCCTTAAAGCGGGTTTTGTTTGGGGAGAATATTTATATCGTACCAAGATGCGATCGCTTGGTTTTTGGGGCAACAAGCGAAGATGTTGGCTTCATCCCCGGCAACACTCCAGAAGGCATTCAAAAATTATTACAAGCTGCCATCCGTCTATATCCTCAACTAAAGCATTATCCCATCCAAGAATTCTGGTGGGGATTTCGCCCAACTACCCCTGATGAGTTGCCCATCCTGGGCACTAGCCACTGTCAAAATTTAACCTTTGCTACTGGTCATTACCGCAACGGAATTCTACTTGCGCCCGTAACAGCCGCATTGATTGCCGATTTAATCTTAGAACAAAAATCTGACCCCCTACTTGCTGATTTTCACTATTCGCGCTTCCAGTCCCAGCCATCTACCTCTACTCCCATGCTGACTAACTCTGCCAATTTCTCCAACGGGCATCAGCCTGCTATATCCCCCCACTCCCCACTCCCCACTCCCCACTCCCCACTAATTATTGCTGGCAAAACCTTTCAATCCCGCTTGATGACAGGAACCGGTAAGTATCGCAGCATGGAGGAAATGCAGCAAAGCATTGCCGCCAGCGATTGCCAGATTGTCACCGTAGCAGTACGACGAGTACAAACCAAAGCCCCCGGACATGAAGGTTTAGCTGAAGCCTTAGATTGGACGAAAATCTGGATGTTGCCCAATACCGCAGGTTGCCAAACTGCTGAAGAGGCGATTCGGGTGGCGCGTTTGGGGCGAGAAATGGCGAAATTGTTGGGACAGGAAGATAATAATTTTATAAAGTTAGAAGTAATACCTGATCTTAAGTATTTACTCCCAGATCCAATTGGGACGCTACAAGCAGCAGAACAACTAGTTAAAGAAGGCTTTGCAGTATTGCCTTATATCAATGCTGACCCCATGTTAGCCAAGCGCTTAGAAGAGGTAGGTTGTGCGACAGTAATGCCTTTGGCATCGCCAATTGGTTCTGGACAAGGTTTAAAAACAACTGCGAATATCCAAATTATCATTGAAAATGCAGGTGTGCCAGTGGTGGTAGATGCGGGTATTGGTTCACCCTCAGAAGCCGCTCAAGCAATGGAATTGGGAGCAGATGCTTTATTGATTAATAGTGCGATCGCTCTTTCTCCAAACCCAGCAGCAATGGCTCGTGCCATGAATTTAGCAACAGTTGCCGGTCGTCTAGCATACGTTGCTGGCAGGATGCCCATCAAAGATTACGCCAGTCCTAGTTCACCTCTGACTGGGACAATTACTAGTTAG
- the psb34 gene encoding photosystem II assembly protein Psb34, giving the protein MPYTNEEGGLLNNFAREPKIYQAEPPTEGQKRTYLFLGIAATALVGGLILVAFFVSNAS; this is encoded by the coding sequence ATGCCCTATACAAATGAAGAAGGCGGTCTTCTAAATAATTTTGCCCGTGAACCAAAGATTTACCAAGCAGAACCCCCCACAGAAGGACAAAAGCGAACCTATCTTTTCCTTGGAATCGCTGCTACAGCTTTGGTTGGTGGCTTGATTTTAGTAGCCTTCTTTGTTTCTAACGCCAGTTGA
- a CDS encoding rhodanese-like domain-containing protein: MGLRPMLPSDHGQRAKIVFQLSLLPFLLKYLLGYPNVRNYDGSWNEWSHLV; encoded by the coding sequence GTGGGACTCAGACCCATGCTCCCTAGCGATCACGGGCAGAGGGCGAAAATAGTATTCCAACTGAGCCTCCTGCCTTTCTTGTTGAAATATTTATTGGGCTATCCCAATGTTCGCAATTATGATGGCTCTTGGAATGAATGGAGTCATCTTGTCTAA
- a CDS encoding patatin-like phospholipase family protein has product MINLVNTQTVLTFDGVDDYIDFGRNDIGGVFAQGSSAFTVSGWVNPYELTNKATSYGTRNVFFARSSERFSDNFEFGISETGSLDVYIDETVSKNIKTFGQGELTIGEWHFFAIVFNSGQLAVYLDEHEYNDSLRGSSLNKATSSITLGATLHKQVYFKGQLANISVWNSPCTQAQIQNHRCGQIVGDEEGLVAYWRLDDGQGTTVKNQTGKNQTGKSYQGNFRGNPIWTLAEIPFATQSSNPVPFAVEPSNQEDIQEEIQIETAVIPEENISPLTTSLLATTVSLVSDEDQPKEIQQTETNSEESEIIPTAIALEPYEEETKTDQTEDPLNIQQAQVLIQEELPEPMNTKARPKYKILSIDGGGIRGIIPALLLAEIERRTQKPIFSLFDLITGTSSGGILALGLTKPRLSSDGSDNLPVAEYTAEDLLQLFLEYGVEIFYEPLFERLLGPLEDIFLQPKYPSESKEEIFRQYFGNALIENNLKEVFVTSYDIEQRIPIFFTNQLEKQQTESKNFQKLCGGFSLLDAALATSATPTYFAPHRLVNPHNSGIAYTLIDGGVFANNPSHLAILEAQISSKRKAQKVLETEDILVVSLGTGSLTSVYPYKEVKNWGLLQWGRPLLNIMFDGSSEVVAGELEQLFEPTDKEAQSFYYRFQTLLDSELEEIDNTKLQNTRQLQAIAHRLISNKSQQIDELCSLLLG; this is encoded by the coding sequence GTGATAAATCTAGTAAATACACAAACAGTTTTAACATTTGATGGGGTAGATGATTATATAGATTTTGGCAGAAACGATATTGGCGGCGTTTTCGCTCAAGGGAGTTCAGCTTTTACGGTTTCAGGATGGGTAAATCCATACGAACTAACAAATAAAGCCACTAGTTACGGGACACGCAATGTATTTTTTGCCCGTTCTTCAGAGAGATTCAGCGATAATTTTGAATTCGGCATCAGTGAAACAGGAAGCCTAGATGTCTACATTGATGAAACTGTTAGCAAAAATATCAAAACCTTTGGGCAAGGAGAGTTAACTATAGGAGAATGGCACTTTTTTGCTATTGTTTTTAATAGTGGTCAACTAGCTGTGTATCTTGACGAGCATGAATATAACGATTCTCTTAGAGGTTCATCTTTAAACAAAGCTACAAGTTCTATCACTCTGGGAGCAACGTTACATAAACAGGTCTATTTCAAAGGACAATTAGCAAATATTAGCGTTTGGAATTCTCCCTGTACTCAAGCACAAATTCAGAATCATCGTTGTGGGCAAATAGTCGGAGATGAAGAAGGATTAGTGGCCTACTGGAGATTAGACGATGGGCAAGGGACAACTGTCAAAAACCAAACTGGAAAAAACCAAACTGGAAAGTCCTATCAAGGAAACTTTCGTGGTAATCCTATTTGGACTTTAGCAGAAATTCCATTCGCAACGCAATCATCAAATCCAGTTCCATTTGCAGTAGAACCATCCAATCAAGAAGATATTCAAGAAGAGATCCAAATTGAGACAGCAGTTATTCCTGAAGAAAATATCTCACCACTAACCACAAGTTTATTAGCAACAACGGTATCGTTAGTAAGCGACGAAGATCAACCAAAGGAAATTCAACAGACAGAAACAAACAGCGAAGAATCCGAGATTATTCCAACTGCGATCGCTCTCGAACCATACGAGGAGGAAACCAAAACAGATCAAACTGAAGATCCCCTCAATATCCAACAAGCACAAGTATTAATTCAGGAGGAATTGCCAGAACCTATGAATACAAAAGCCCGTCCCAAATATAAAATACTTTCCATTGATGGAGGCGGTATTCGGGGCATTATTCCGGCATTACTCCTAGCAGAAATTGAAAGACGGACACAAAAGCCTATATTCAGTTTGTTTGATTTAATTACTGGCACTTCCAGTGGCGGAATTTTGGCACTTGGACTAACTAAACCCCGATTAAGTTCCGATGGATCTGATAACTTGCCAGTAGCTGAATACACTGCTGAGGATCTCCTACAGCTATTTCTTGAGTATGGGGTAGAAATATTTTATGAGCCGTTGTTTGAAAGACTACTTGGCCCATTAGAGGATATATTTCTCCAGCCAAAATATCCTTCCGAAAGCAAAGAAGAAATTTTCAGGCAATATTTTGGTAACGCCCTTATAGAAAATAATCTCAAAGAAGTTTTTGTAACGAGTTATGATATCGAGCAGCGAATTCCGATATTTTTTACAAACCAACTAGAAAAACAGCAAACAGAATCTAAGAATTTTCAGAAGTTATGTGGCGGTTTTTCGCTCCTAGATGCAGCATTAGCAACTAGTGCCACTCCGACTTATTTTGCTCCTCATCGGCTTGTAAACCCCCACAATAGCGGCATCGCCTATACTTTGATTGATGGTGGAGTATTTGCTAATAATCCATCCCATTTAGCTATTTTAGAAGCACAAATTAGTAGTAAACGAAAAGCACAAAAAGTCCTTGAGACAGAAGATATTTTAGTAGTTTCTTTAGGTACAGGTTCGCTGACCAGTGTTTACCCTTATAAAGAAGTGAAAAATTGGGGACTCTTGCAATGGGGAAGACCGCTTTTAAATATTATGTTTGACGGTAGTAGTGAAGTGGTAGCTGGAGAATTAGAACAGTTGTTTGAACCTACTGATAAAGAAGCTCAAAGTTTTTATTATCGCTTTCAAACATTGTTAGATAGTGAACTAGAAGAAATAGATAATACTAAACTCCAGAATACTCGTCAACTACAAGCTATAGCCCATCGACTAATATCTAACAAAAGTCAGCAAATTGATGAACTTTGTAGTCTTTTGTTGGGCTAA
- a CDS encoding MvdD family ATP-grasp ribosomal peptide maturase: MTVLIVTFSKDNESIPLVIKEIEARGEKAFRFDTDRYPTEVKLDIYSGDTERVIITDGEKLDLSEVSSVWYRRMRYGQKIPDSMDKQYRDASINECRATVRGMIASLQGFHFDKMSNVDRANNKQLQLQVAREVGLVTPRTLTSNNPEAVKQFAQECSQGIVTKMLSSFAIYDDQGRENVVFTTPVTNDDLENMEGLRFCPMTFQENVPKALELRTTIVGHRVFTASVDSQSLEGSTYDWRKEGRALVKNWQPYDLPEDIEKKLLKLMAYFGLNYGAIDIIVTPDGQHVFLEVNPVGEFFWLEIYSPHYPISQAIAEVLLTNKN; encoded by the coding sequence ATGACCGTATTAATAGTCACGTTTAGTAAAGACAACGAAAGCATTCCTCTAGTCATCAAAGAAATTGAGGCCAGAGGAGAAAAAGCATTTCGGTTTGACACAGACAGATATCCCACTGAAGTCAAGCTAGATATTTACTCTGGTGATACTGAACGGGTAATTATTACTGATGGCGAAAAACTAGATTTGAGTGAAGTCTCCTCAGTTTGGTATCGGCGGATGCGCTACGGACAAAAAATCCCCGACTCAATGGACAAGCAATACAGAGATGCGTCAATTAATGAATGTCGCGCCACAGTCAGGGGTATGATTGCTAGCCTTCAGGGATTTCACTTTGATAAAATGTCCAATGTAGATCGGGCTAATAATAAGCAACTACAATTGCAAGTTGCACGCGAAGTTGGTCTTGTAACTCCACGTACTCTAACTTCAAACAATCCAGAAGCAGTCAAGCAATTTGCTCAAGAGTGTAGCCAAGGTATAGTTACCAAGATGCTTTCTTCCTTTGCTATCTATGATGATCAGGGGCGAGAAAACGTTGTATTTACCACTCCAGTTACAAATGATGATCTGGAGAATATGGAAGGACTGCGTTTTTGTCCGATGACCTTTCAAGAAAATGTGCCCAAGGCGCTGGAGTTGCGGACAACTATTGTCGGACACCGCGTATTTACTGCCTCAGTAGATTCCCAAAGCTTAGAAGGATCTACTTACGACTGGCGCAAAGAGGGGAGAGCCTTAGTTAAAAATTGGCAACCCTACGACTTGCCAGAAGATATCGAGAAAAAACTGCTCAAACTAATGGCTTATTTTGGCTTAAACTATGGGGCAATTGATATTATTGTCACTCCCGATGGTCAGCACGTATTCCTCGAAGTAAACCCAGTCGGGGAATTTTTTTGGTTGGAGATATATTCACCACACTACCCCATTTCGCAGGCGATCGCAGAAGTGTTACTGACTAATAAAAATTAG
- a CDS encoding microviridin/marinostatin family tricyclic proteinase inhibitor has protein sequence MPANTVKTVDVVVVPFFARFLEEQSTEGTEVPWTYKYPSDLEDK, from the coding sequence ATGCCTGCAAACACAGTCAAAACAGTGGATGTCGTAGTCGTACCATTCTTTGCGCGTTTCTTGGAAGAGCAATCTACTGAAGGAACAGAGGTTCCTTGGACTTACAAGTATCCTTCAGATTTGGAAGATAAATAA
- a CDS encoding alanine--tRNA ligase-related protein: protein MSTVLAYLEDTYKFTDNAHIEYVADDERGSYCVLDSTVFYPQGGGQPSDIGTIEAKGVQLPISFVSFVDGDVRHYGDFSSVPLEKGEEVSLYVDEAHRMQNAKAHTAGHLMYTIIESLDKNLIAVKGYHFPDGSYVEFQGSPSFENTEIFIAEVNTKISQALNEAASVEVSLITPEKLAVRWSNIPNNLPPGKPLRVVTIDNFHPTPCGGTHLKSLNELKNVIVTKVKRQKGNLKISYKFE, encoded by the coding sequence ATGTCTACAGTACTTGCTTATCTTGAAGACACATATAAATTCACTGATAATGCTCACATTGAGTATGTTGCCGATGATGAACGGGGTTCTTATTGTGTACTCGATAGCACTGTCTTTTATCCGCAGGGTGGTGGTCAGCCCTCAGATATAGGCACTATAGAAGCAAAAGGAGTTCAGCTTCCAATCAGTTTCGTAAGCTTTGTAGATGGAGATGTTCGTCATTATGGAGATTTTTCATCTGTACCTTTAGAAAAAGGCGAAGAGGTAAGTTTATATGTTGATGAAGCCCATCGTATGCAAAATGCTAAGGCTCATACAGCTGGACATCTTATGTACACCATAATCGAATCTCTAGATAAAAATCTAATCGCAGTTAAAGGGTATCATTTTCCAGATGGTTCTTATGTAGAGTTTCAAGGAAGCCCTTCGTTTGAAAATACAGAGATATTTATTGCTGAAGTTAATACAAAAATTAGTCAAGCTTTAAATGAAGCTGCTAGTGTAGAAGTTTCACTGATTACACCAGAAAAATTAGCAGTGCGTTGGTCTAACATACCCAATAATTTACCTCCAGGAAAACCTTTGAGAGTAGTGACAATTGACAATTTTCATCCAACTCCGTGTGGAGGTACTCATTTAAAATCACTTAATGAATTAAAAAATGTAATAGTTACTAAAGTAAAACGTCAAAAAGGAAATCTCAAGATCAGTTATAAATTTGAGTAG
- a CDS encoding 2OG-Fe(II) oxygenase family protein: MLRTIKWQKLNDCEMNNQNFQALLRNEIPSIRISKFASSEECNKLALAIEKVGFDFYRNVEPPIGRIGVTQFEYRNRDKLGYFDAVKKANATYNQVTSLSFDPLKRLATTLRQNVSGKVQIAYEDEAYGDYFAGLIRQINIALLHIDFAQLDAPNWGIGNVTSQLVWNLYVKAPSQGGICKVYNRQWQPDDEKYKIPGSYGYDSSLVANSEVKHNIPLIGDLVIFNSRNFHEVLPGIGERITISSFIGKMPGGDLVFWS; this comes from the coding sequence ATGCTAAGAACAATCAAGTGGCAAAAATTAAATGACTGTGAAATGAATAATCAAAATTTCCAAGCATTGCTGAGAAATGAGATTCCGTCAATTCGCATTTCTAAATTTGCTTCATCAGAAGAATGTAATAAATTAGCTCTAGCAATTGAAAAAGTTGGCTTTGATTTTTATAGAAATGTGGAACCACCAATAGGAAGAATTGGAGTTACTCAATTTGAATATAGAAATAGGGATAAGTTAGGATATTTTGATGCAGTTAAAAAAGCCAACGCAACTTATAATCAGGTAACTTCTTTATCTTTTGACCCGCTAAAACGCTTGGCAACAACTCTGCGCCAGAATGTCTCAGGTAAAGTCCAAATTGCTTATGAAGATGAAGCTTATGGGGATTATTTTGCAGGATTAATCCGTCAGATTAATATCGCCTTGTTACACATAGACTTTGCTCAATTAGATGCTCCAAATTGGGGAATAGGAAATGTTACCTCACAGCTAGTATGGAATCTTTATGTCAAAGCACCTAGTCAAGGAGGTATCTGCAAAGTCTACAACCGACAATGGCAGCCCGACGATGAAAAATATAAAATTCCTGGTTCCTATGGCTACGATTCTTCTTTAGTAGCTAACTCAGAAGTAAAACATAATATTCCACTCATCGGAGATTTAGTCATTTTCAACAGCCGGAATTTTCATGAAGTCTTACCAGGCATTGGTGAACGTATAACAATTAGCTCTTTTATTGGAAAAATGCCGGGGGGTGATTTAGTTTTTTGGTCGTAA
- a CDS encoding pyrroline-5-carboxylate reductase family protein, which yields MAMLKDKISPEALVISIVGGVSIASLCQGLNHAAVVRTMPNIAVQVGHGTTVWSASSSVTEIQRSHTQVILQALGKEFATQSEHYLDMSTALSSAGTGFVFLYIEAMIDAGVQMGLTRIQAQELTLHTIAGSVELMLQTHEHPAVLRNKVTSPGGVTAAGLYELEKGGMRTIISNAVLAALSRTQQIGDIS from the coding sequence ATGGCTATGCTGAAGGATAAAATTTCACCTGAAGCTTTAGTAATTAGTATTGTGGGTGGGGTAAGTATTGCATCTCTGTGCCAAGGGTTGAATCATGCTGCTGTTGTCCGTACAATGCCGAATATTGCAGTACAAGTTGGTCATGGGACTACAGTATGGAGCGCATCATCAAGTGTGACAGAGATACAGCGATCGCATACCCAAGTCATTTTACAAGCATTAGGCAAGGAATTTGCTACCCAAAGTGAACATTACCTTGATATGTCAACGGCGCTGAGTAGCGCGGGTACTGGATTTGTGTTTCTGTACATCGAAGCGATGATTGATGCTGGGGTTCAGATGGGTTTAACTCGCATTCAAGCTCAAGAGCTAACCTTGCATACTATTGCTGGCAGTGTAGAACTTATGTTGCAGACTCATGAACATCCAGCCGTCTTACGAAACAAAGTAACTAGCCCTGGGGGAGTCACTGCTGCTGGTCTTTACGAATTAGAAAAAGGTGGTATGCGAACTATCATCTCTAATGCAGTACTTGCTGCTTTGAGCCGCACTCAACAAATAGGCGATATCAGTTAA
- a CDS encoding pyrroline-5-carboxylate reductase family protein produces MLGDLEIAFIGGGTMGEMIMTRLLSTKIVPKPDLIIVSDPLSARCLHLEEKYGIRTTTSNIEAVKGASIVVLAVKPQVLGSVYGYAEG; encoded by the coding sequence ATGCTGGGAGATTTAGAAATTGCCTTTATCGGTGGTGGGACGATGGGTGAAATGATCATGACTAGATTGTTATCAACGAAGATTGTTCCAAAACCCGATCTAATTATTGTCAGCGACCCACTTTCTGCGCGATGTCTTCATTTGGAAGAAAAATATGGAATCCGTACTACAACCAGCAATATAGAAGCGGTAAAAGGCGCATCCATTGTGGTATTGGCGGTGAAGCCGCAGGTTTTAGGATCTGTTTATGGCTATGCTGAAGGATAA
- a CDS encoding zinc-binding dehydrogenase produces MVSPTQANDGLLGGWSELIYLQPGVKVLTLPEEVSPRQFIAGGCALPTALHAIDRAQIQIGDVVVVQGCGPVGLSVAILALLSGAGKVIVIDKFESRLVTAKSFGVDETLVIQANDPRQHLERVLELTHGHGADVTIEATGIPIAVKEGLNMTRNGGRYVIVGHYTNTGEILINPHLEINLKHIDIRGTWGIDFSHFYRMIELLKRHSDSSKNIAWESLISRSYTLQEINQALADVEKGSVLKAVIVPNLS; encoded by the coding sequence ATGGTGTCACCTACTCAGGCGAATGATGGCTTACTGGGCGGTTGGTCTGAACTAATTTACCTCCAACCAGGGGTTAAAGTTTTAACTTTACCCGAAGAAGTCTCACCAAGACAATTTATTGCTGGGGGATGTGCTTTGCCAACTGCACTACACGCTATCGATCGAGCGCAGATTCAAATTGGTGATGTTGTTGTGGTGCAAGGTTGTGGCCCTGTGGGTTTAAGTGTGGCAATTCTAGCTTTGCTATCAGGTGCGGGTAAAGTAATTGTCATTGATAAATTTGAGAGCCGATTAGTAACTGCAAAATCTTTTGGAGTCGATGAAACTCTTGTAATTCAAGCTAACGATCCACGGCAACATCTTGAGCGGGTTTTGGAACTAACGCACGGACATGGTGCTGATGTGACTATTGAAGCAACAGGCATTCCCATTGCTGTCAAAGAGGGCTTGAATATGACGAGAAATGGAGGCCGTTATGTTATTGTCGGGCACTACACAAACACCGGTGAGATTCTCATCAATCCCCACTTAGAGATTAATCTCAAACATATTGATATTCGCGGAACTTGGGGAATTGATTTCAGCCATTTTTACAGAATGATTGAATTACTAAAACGTCATAGTGATTCCAGCAAAAATATTGCTTGGGAAAGTCTAATTAGTCGTTCATACACGCTACAAGAAATTAATCAAGCCCTAGCAGATGTAGAAAAAGGCTCTGTATTAAAAGCTGTAATTGTTCCCAATCTATCTTGA
- a CDS encoding alcohol dehydrogenase catalytic domain-containing protein, which yields MPLAAVMTAPNQPVEVQQLPYPILEKGGIIIETLYSEVCGTDVHLLRGHLEGVPYPIIPGHFCVGRVVENRRAGYDVNGKLIQPGAIATFLDVHETCYNCWYCLVAKASTRCPQRKVYGVTYSGE from the coding sequence ATGCCCTTAGCAGCTGTGATGACTGCACCGAACCAACCAGTTGAAGTGCAACAATTACCATACCCGATTCTAGAAAAGGGTGGAATCATTATTGAAACCTTATATTCTGAGGTTTGTGGAACTGATGTACATTTATTGCGTGGGCATTTAGAGGGAGTACCCTATCCAATTATTCCCGGTCACTTCTGTGTTGGTCGTGTGGTAGAAAACAGGAGGGCAGGTTACGATGTCAATGGTAAGTTAATTCAACCTGGAGCGATCGCTACTTTTTTAGATGTTCACGAAACCTGTTACAACTGCTGGTATTGTCTAGTAGCTAAAGCATCCACTCGCTGTCCCCAACGCAAAGTTTATGGTGTCACCTACTCAGGCGAATGA